A genomic segment from Aegilops tauschii subsp. strangulata cultivar AL8/78 chromosome 1, Aet v6.0, whole genome shotgun sequence encodes:
- the LOC109762580 gene encoding uncharacterized protein has translation MMKHLTAVFASLLVVAGLATTAAGVRFEATNNASTTPGGQRFDEEYGVGYAVQVMSEASFFVWKIFNQTAPEDRRAAMDDRVKLVVNFINTNILAFERDSESSITLNAGYVNNITGDVRTLVTGLLYHEVTHVWQWGQQDTNQTHSWIYEGVADFVRLRAGYAAPYWLQPGQGDSWDTGYDVTAWFLDYCDQLRPGFVAVLNQRLKDGYSDDDFLQIMGKSVQELWRDYKAKYGG, from the coding sequence ATGATGAAGCACCTCACTGCAGTGTTCGCTTCTTTACTCGTGGTCGCCGGCCTCGCCACCACGGCTGCCGGCGTGAGGTTCGAGGCAACGAACAACGCGTCGACGACCCCCGGCGGGCAGCGCTTCGACGAGGAATACGGCGTGGGCTACGCGGTGCAGGTCATGTCGGAGGCCTCCTTCTTCGTCTGGAAAATCTTCAACCAGACGGCGCCCGAGGACCGCAGAGCCGCCATGGACGACCGCGTCAAGCTCGTCGTCAACTTCATAAACACCAACATCCTCGCCTTCGAACGCGACAGCGAGAGCAGCATCACGCTCAACGCCGGCTACGTCAACAACATCACCGGCGACGTGAGGACGCTGGTGACGGGGCTGCTGTACCACGAGGTGACGCACGTGTGGCAATGGGGGCAGCAGGACACGAACCAGACCCACAGTTGGATCTACGAGGGGGTCGCCGACTTCGTCCGGCTCCGTGCGGGCTATGCGGCGCCGTACTGGTTGCAGCCGGGGCAGGGGGACAGCTGGGACACGGGCTATGACGTGACGGCGTGGTTCCTGGACTACTGCGACCAGTTGAGGCCGGGGTTCGTGGCGGTGCTCAACCAGAGGCTCAAGGACGGCTACAGCGACGACGACTTCCTGCAGATTATGGGCAAATCGGTGCAAGAGCTGTGGAGGGATTACAAGGCCAAGTACGGTGGCTAG
- the LOC141026368 gene encoding uncharacterized protein — protein MEDSDHLDRWIRFAASSKANIIHLDLRFKDELEEVTHLHLEALLDAQGSSFVRSLFLGGVLIKPHSAICGFTILRRLVLQSVTISGDFTGFLANCAALEDLEMIEFSGVTNLSIPHQLDKLQHLRIDGMEVEMVEFHAADLSHFEYKGQVAPIVHHGCSKLEKATIMFRGKKGLASAFTAVPSILLVKILNVRSVALSKYSPVSWIFFLTSRFLKISIAANVILFVRVIFQLQKLPTRPDGMFMHLRHMTCTIIVHSRPQEANYDIEVLQLAYCLDAAPRLETLHLNVSAILFITSFTVVGIFWSRSFVSI, from the coding sequence ATGGAGGACTCTGATCATCTTGACAGGTGGATTCGGTTTGCCGCTTCatcgaaggcaaatataatacaTCTTGATCTGAGGTTCAAGGACGAGTTGGAAGAAGTAACCCACTTGCATCTTGAGGCCTTATTAGATGCTCAAGGTAGCTCATTTGTACGGTCCTTGTTTCTTGGAGGTGTTCTTATAAAGCCACACTCAGCAATATGTGGCTTTACAATACTCAGAAGGCTTGTTCTGCAATCAGTCACGATATCCGGAGACTTTACAGGCTTTTTGGCTAATTGTGCAGCACTTGAGGACCTAGAGATGATCGAGTTCTCCGGTGTAACTAATTTAAGCATACCACACCAACTTGATAAACTCCAGCATTTGCGAATTGATGGAATGGAAGTGGAGATGGTCGAGTTTCATGCTGCAGATCTTTCTCATTTTGAGTACAAAGGGCAAGTGGCCCCCATAGTGCATCATGGTTGCTCAAAATTAGAGAAGGCAACAATAATGTTTCGTGGCAAGAAAGGACTGGCCAGTGCATTCACTGCAGTTCCAAGCATTTTGCTAGTGAAGATATTAAATGTGCGATCTGTTGCTCTATCAAAATATTCACCGGTTAGTTGGATTTTTTTTCTTACCTCGCGGTTCTTGAAAATTAGTATTGCTGCCAATGTCATCTTATTTGTTCGGGTAATATTTCAGTTGCAGAAACTGCCAACAAGACCTGACGGAATGTTTATGCATTTGAGGCACATGACTTGTACAATAATTGTCCATTCAAGACCACAAGAAGCCAATTACGATATTGAAGTTCTTCAACTGGCCTATTGTTTGGATGCTGCACCCCGACTGGAGACATTGCACTTGAATGTGAGTGCCATTTTATTTATTACAAGTTTTACAGTAGTTGGCATTTTTTGGAGCCGTTCGTTTGTCTCGATCTAA